One Sanguibacter sp. HDW7 DNA window includes the following coding sequences:
- the hflX gene encoding GTPase HflX has translation MTHPAPEPSRTERDIADDVVARVLARAGTAVDEGSTVHTRADGEQLDLVERAALRRVGGLSTELEDVTEVEYRQLRLEKVVLVGLWYGRSATDAEISLRELAALAETAGSEVLDGLLQRRQTPDPSTYLGKGKSAQLAEIVAAVGADTVVIDGELAPSQRRALEDVVKVKVVDRTALILDIFAQHAKSREGKAQVELAQLEYLLPRLRGWGDSMSRQAGGQVGGAGAGMGSRGPGETKIELDRRRIRDRMAKLRREIAAMAPAREAKRSSRRKGAIPAVAIAGYTNAGKSSLLNAVTGAGVLVENALFATLDPTVRRTQTADGRIYTLADTVGFVRSLPHQLVEAFRSTLEEVADADLLLHVVDASHPDPEGQITAVREVLAEIPGALDVPEVIVLNKADAADPDVIARVRGRERRTLVVSAHTGAGIPELLAYIAAALPRPDREIDLTVPYTRGDLVHRMHHEGEIDLEEHTPAGTRLRGRAGEALATELDAVAVAHSPS, from the coding sequence ATGACGCATCCCGCACCCGAGCCCTCGCGCACCGAGCGCGACATCGCCGACGACGTCGTCGCGCGCGTGCTGGCCCGGGCGGGGACCGCCGTCGACGAGGGCAGCACGGTCCACACCCGGGCGGACGGCGAGCAGCTCGACCTCGTCGAGCGCGCGGCCCTGCGTCGCGTCGGCGGGCTCTCGACCGAGCTCGAGGACGTCACCGAGGTCGAGTACCGCCAGCTGCGCCTCGAGAAGGTCGTCCTCGTCGGCCTCTGGTACGGCCGGTCCGCGACCGACGCCGAGATCTCGCTGCGCGAGCTCGCGGCCCTCGCCGAGACCGCGGGGTCCGAGGTCCTCGACGGGCTGCTCCAGCGCCGCCAGACGCCCGACCCGTCGACCTATCTCGGCAAGGGCAAGTCCGCCCAGCTCGCCGAGATCGTCGCGGCCGTCGGCGCCGACACCGTCGTCATCGACGGGGAGCTCGCGCCCTCGCAGCGTCGCGCGCTCGAGGACGTCGTCAAGGTCAAGGTCGTCGACCGGACGGCCCTCATCCTCGACATCTTCGCGCAGCACGCGAAGTCCCGTGAGGGCAAGGCGCAGGTCGAGCTCGCGCAGCTCGAGTACCTCCTGCCGCGACTGCGCGGCTGGGGCGACTCGATGTCCCGCCAGGCCGGTGGCCAGGTCGGTGGCGCGGGGGCCGGCATGGGCTCGCGCGGACCCGGTGAGACGAAGATCGAGCTCGACCGCCGGCGCATCCGCGACCGCATGGCCAAGCTGCGCCGCGAGATCGCGGCGATGGCCCCGGCGCGCGAGGCCAAGCGGTCCTCGCGTCGCAAGGGTGCGATCCCCGCGGTCGCGATCGCGGGCTACACGAACGCCGGCAAGTCCTCTCTGCTCAACGCGGTCACGGGCGCGGGCGTCCTCGTCGAGAACGCACTGTTCGCGACGCTCGACCCGACGGTGCGCCGCACGCAGACGGCCGACGGCCGCATCTACACGCTCGCCGACACCGTCGGCTTCGTGAGGTCGCTCCCGCACCAGCTCGTCGAGGCGTTCCGCTCGACGCTCGAGGAGGTCGCCGACGCGGACCTGCTGCTCCACGTCGTCGACGCGTCCCACCCGGACCCCGAGGGCCAGATCACGGCGGTGCGGGAGGTCCTCGCGGAGATCCCGGGCGCGCTCGACGTGCCCGAGGTCATCGTCCTCAACAAGGCCGACGCGGCCGACCCGGACGTCATCGCGCGCGTCCGTGGCCGCGAGCGACGCACGCTCGTCGTCTCGGCGCACACGGGCGCGGGCATCCCCGAGCTCCTCGCCTACATCGCCGCGGCGCTGCCGCGGCCCGACCGTGAGATCGACCTCACCGTGCCCTACACGCGCGGCGACCTCGTCCACCGCATGCACCACGAGGGGGAGATCGACCTCGAGGAGCACACGCCCGCGGGCACACGCCTGCGCGGTCGTGCAGGGGAGGCGCTCGCAACCGAGCTCGACGCCGTCGCGGTCGCCCACAGCCCGTCCTGA
- a CDS encoding ATP-dependent DNA helicase — MTPTPDDTETDVAAAVGPLLEAAVAALGGSPREGQRTMAERVATAFATGEHLLVQAGTGTGKSLGYLVPAVHHAVTAGERVVVSTATLALQRQVLTRDLPLVADALSDSLPRPPRIALLKGWQNYLCLHKVEGGYPEEPGSTLFDLSDAGSAPDPLEDDDGPRDESAIKRLGREVVRLREWSQETTTGDRDDLVPGVSARAWRQVSVTKMECLGSRCPLVEQCFPERARALAREADVVVTNHAMLGIAASGSPGVLPEHSALVVDEAHELTDRITNQATLELSTLSIDQAARLARRQGIGTAALDRAAADLGALLMDLPEGRFPHGLPEGVSAAVGAVRDEARELVTALKPEPKADADGALKVAQAGMLILFETAERMAADPSGHDVLWCSRGSWEAGGATRLHVAPMSVSGLVRTSLLAERTGVFTSATLSLGGSFEHVARSLGLGSAGGDGPEARWDGIDVGTPFDYAKQGILYIAKHLPAPGREPATEAQLDTIAELVEAAGGRTLGLFSSRRAAETVAAAMRERLDVPVLCQGDDVLPTLVKQFAEDEATCLFGTLSLWQGVDVPGRSCSLVLIDRIPFPRPDDPVRSARTEAVAAAGGNGFMSVSATHAALLLAQGAGRLVRTSTDRGVVAVLDSRLATARYGSFLTRSMPPLWPTTDRATVLGALRRLTEGEPAR; from the coding sequence GTGACCCCGACGCCCGACGACACCGAGACCGACGTCGCCGCAGCGGTCGGACCGCTCCTCGAAGCCGCGGTCGCGGCGCTCGGCGGGAGCCCCCGCGAGGGGCAGCGGACCATGGCGGAGCGCGTCGCGACCGCGTTCGCGACGGGCGAGCACCTGCTCGTCCAGGCGGGCACGGGCACGGGAAAGTCGCTCGGCTACCTCGTCCCGGCCGTCCACCACGCGGTGACGGCCGGCGAGCGCGTCGTCGTCTCGACCGCGACGCTCGCGCTCCAGCGGCAGGTCCTCACGCGGGACCTCCCGCTCGTCGCGGACGCTCTCTCGGACAGCCTGCCGCGCCCGCCGCGCATCGCGCTGCTCAAGGGCTGGCAGAACTACCTGTGCCTCCACAAGGTCGAGGGCGGCTACCCCGAGGAGCCCGGCTCGACGCTCTTCGACCTGTCGGACGCGGGCTCGGCGCCCGACCCGCTCGAGGACGACGACGGACCGCGCGACGAGAGCGCGATCAAGCGCCTCGGCCGTGAGGTCGTGAGGCTGCGCGAGTGGTCCCAGGAGACGACGACGGGCGACCGTGACGACCTCGTGCCGGGAGTGAGCGCGCGGGCGTGGCGGCAGGTGTCCGTGACGAAGATGGAGTGCCTGGGCTCCAGGTGCCCCCTCGTCGAGCAGTGCTTCCCCGAACGGGCGCGGGCGCTCGCGCGCGAGGCTGACGTCGTCGTGACGAACCACGCGATGCTCGGCATCGCGGCCTCGGGCTCGCCGGGAGTCCTGCCCGAGCACTCGGCGCTCGTCGTCGACGAGGCGCACGAGCTCACGGACCGCATCACGAACCAGGCGACGCTCGAGCTCTCGACGCTCTCGATCGACCAGGCGGCGCGGCTCGCGCGGCGCCAGGGAATCGGGACGGCGGCGCTCGACCGTGCGGCCGCCGACCTTGGCGCGCTGCTCATGGACCTGCCCGAGGGGCGCTTCCCGCACGGCCTGCCCGAGGGCGTGAGCGCGGCCGTCGGTGCCGTGCGCGACGAGGCGCGCGAGCTCGTCACCGCGCTCAAGCCCGAGCCCAAGGCGGACGCCGACGGCGCGCTCAAGGTCGCGCAGGCCGGCATGCTCATCCTCTTCGAGACGGCCGAGCGCATGGCCGCGGACCCGTCGGGCCACGACGTCCTGTGGTGCTCGCGCGGCTCGTGGGAGGCGGGTGGTGCGACGCGCCTCCACGTCGCGCCCATGAGCGTCTCGGGCCTCGTGCGGACGTCGCTGCTCGCGGAGCGCACGGGAGTCTTCACGTCGGCGACGCTGAGCCTCGGCGGGTCCTTCGAGCACGTCGCGCGCTCGCTCGGCCTCGGCTCGGCCGGCGGCGACGGGCCCGAGGCGCGCTGGGACGGCATCGACGTCGGCACACCCTTCGACTACGCCAAGCAGGGCATCCTCTACATCGCGAAGCACCTGCCCGCGCCGGGCCGCGAACCCGCGACGGAGGCGCAGCTCGACACGATCGCGGAGCTCGTCGAGGCCGCGGGCGGTCGCACGCTCGGGCTCTTCTCGTCCCGACGCGCCGCCGAGACCGTCGCGGCCGCGATGCGCGAGCGGCTCGACGTTCCCGTGCTGTGCCAGGGCGACGACGTCCTGCCGACGCTCGTCAAGCAGTTCGCCGAGGACGAGGCGACGTGCCTCTTCGGAACGCTCTCTCTGTGGCAGGGCGTCGACGTGCCTGGGCGCTCGTGCAGCCTCGTCCTCATCGACCGCATCCCCTTCCCGCGGCCCGACGACCCCGTGCGCTCCGCGCGGACCGAGGCAGTCGCCGCAGCGGGTGGCAACGGCTTCATGTCGGTGTCGGCGACGCACGCGGCGCTCCTGCTCGCGCAGGGCGCAGGTCGCCTCGTGAGGACCTCGACGGACCGCGGCGTCGTCGCGGTGCTCGACTCACGCCTCGCGACCGCGCGCTACGGCAGCTTCCTCACGCGCTCGATGCCCCCGCTGTGGCCGACGACCGACCGCGCGACGGTCCTCGGCGCCCTGAGACGGCTCACCGAGGGCGAGCCCGCTCGCTAG
- a CDS encoding L-lactate dehydrogenase, translating to MPNITPHPDEHTALRTTKLAVVGAGAVGSTLAYAALMRGAARTVALMDINAAKVEAEVLDLSHGVQFVPEAQVIGSADVEVCADADVVVVTAGAKQRPGQTRTELAGATIDLMKKILPGLVEAAPNAVYIMVTNPVDVVTYASLKISGLPPSQMFGSGTVLDTSRLRFLIAQHCGVAVRNVHAYIAGEHGDTEIPLWDSATIGGVPLLEWNRQSEHHGPLTHDDRARIADEVVNSAYKIIEGKGATNYAVGLAGTRIIEAILTNEHSVLPVSSLLTDYYGISDVCLSVPSIVGRRGVYEQLQVPLSDAEYDGLKASADHLRAVAREFGF from the coding sequence ATGCCGAACATCACGCCGCACCCCGACGAGCACACGGCGCTGCGCACGACCAAGCTGGCCGTCGTGGGAGCAGGAGCCGTCGGCTCGACGCTCGCCTACGCGGCGCTCATGCGCGGCGCGGCGCGCACGGTCGCGCTCATGGACATCAACGCCGCCAAGGTCGAGGCGGAGGTGCTCGACCTCTCGCACGGCGTGCAGTTCGTGCCAGAGGCCCAGGTCATCGGCTCGGCCGACGTCGAGGTCTGCGCGGACGCCGACGTCGTCGTCGTCACGGCGGGCGCGAAGCAGAGGCCGGGGCAGACCCGGACCGAGCTCGCGGGCGCGACGATCGACCTCATGAAGAAGATCCTCCCGGGGCTCGTCGAGGCCGCGCCGAACGCCGTCTACATCATGGTGACGAACCCGGTCGACGTCGTGACGTACGCGTCGTTGAAGATCTCGGGCCTGCCGCCGAGCCAGATGTTCGGCTCGGGCACGGTGCTCGACACCTCGCGCCTGCGCTTCCTCATCGCGCAGCACTGCGGCGTCGCGGTGCGCAACGTCCACGCCTACATCGCGGGCGAGCACGGCGACACCGAGATCCCGCTGTGGGACTCCGCGACGATCGGTGGCGTGCCGCTCCTCGAGTGGAACCGTCAGTCGGAGCACCACGGACCGCTCACGCACGACGACCGCGCGCGCATCGCAGACGAGGTCGTCAACTCGGCGTACAAGATCATCGAGGGCAAGGGCGCGACGAACTACGCGGTCGGGCTCGCGGGCACGCGCATCATCGAGGCGATCCTCACGAACGAGCACTCGGTCCTTCCGGTCTCCTCGCTCCTCACGGACTACTACGGGATCTCCGACGTGTGCCTGTCCGTCCCGTCGATCGTCGGGCGTCGCGGCGTGTACGAGCAGCTGCAGGTGCCGCTGTCGGACGCCGAGTACGACGGCCTCAAGGCGTCGGCGGACCACCTGCGTGCGGTCGCACGCGAGTTCGGATTCTGA
- a CDS encoding LysM peptidoglycan-binding domain-containing protein produces MSTMSLAASPRIARAAAPAPELAPLRITRRGRIVLGLLVSAVLGSGALVFANGATADAPAGAQAVTVRTVGAGESLWAIASSVTAPGADVRDALQEIARLNGLTGSSLAAGQQLVVPVVDAD; encoded by the coding sequence ATGAGCACCATGAGCCTGGCGGCCTCGCCCCGCATTGCCCGTGCCGCTGCGCCGGCGCCCGAGCTTGCGCCGCTCCGGATCACGCGCCGTGGACGCATCGTCCTCGGTCTGCTCGTGTCCGCGGTCCTCGGTTCCGGAGCGCTCGTGTTCGCGAACGGGGCGACGGCCGACGCCCCTGCGGGGGCGCAGGCGGTGACGGTCCGTACGGTTGGTGCAGGGGAGTCGCTGTGGGCCATCGCCTCGTCCGTCACGGCGCCCGGGGCTGACGTGCGCGACGCGCTGCAGGAGATCGCACGGCTCAACGGCCTCACGGGTTCGAGCCTCGCGGCGGGTCAGCAGCTCGTCGTCCCTGTCGTCGACGCAGACTGA
- the lexA gene encoding transcriptional repressor LexA: MTQTASGPTGPDLPVTRALTGRQRAVLECIRASLDERGYPPTMREIGRSVGLTSPSSVKHQLEALERKGYIRRDPHSPRALEIVQADDARVVATSVPSPVEPDARPRIVHDSAAEDDSRPTPSYVPLVGRIAAGGPILAEQVVEDVFPLPRQLVGDGELFMLKVQGDSMIDAAICDGDWVVVRRQPVAENGEIVAAMIDGEATVKTFKRTSGHVWLLPQNSAYAPIPGDGAQVLGRVVSVLRSL, from the coding sequence GTGACGCAGACCGCCTCCGGGCCCACCGGGCCCGACCTTCCCGTGACGCGGGCGCTCACGGGACGCCAGCGCGCGGTGCTCGAGTGCATCCGCGCGTCGCTCGACGAGCGTGGCTACCCCCCGACGATGCGCGAGATCGGTCGGTCCGTCGGACTCACGAGCCCGTCGAGCGTCAAGCACCAGCTCGAGGCACTCGAGCGCAAGGGCTATATCCGCCGCGACCCCCACAGCCCGCGCGCGCTCGAGATCGTCCAGGCGGACGACGCCCGCGTCGTCGCCACGTCGGTGCCCTCCCCGGTCGAGCCGGACGCCCGGCCGCGGATCGTCCACGACTCCGCCGCCGAGGACGACTCGCGCCCCACCCCGTCGTACGTCCCGCTCGTCGGCCGCATCGCCGCAGGCGGCCCGATCCTCGCCGAGCAGGTCGTCGAGGACGTCTTCCCCCTGCCCCGCCAGCTCGTCGGCGACGGCGAGCTCTTCATGCTCAAGGTCCAGGGCGACTCGATGATCGACGCGGCGATCTGCGACGGCGACTGGGTCGTCGTCCGGCGTCAGCCCGTCGCCGAGAACGGCGAGATCGTCGCCGCGATGATCGACGGCGAGGCGACGGTCAAGACGTTCAAACGCACGTCCGGCCACGTCTGGCTGCTGCCGCAGAACTCCGCGTACGCGCCCATCCCCGGCGACGGCGCACAGGTCCTCGGCCGCGTCGTCTCGGTGCTGCGCTCCCTGTAG
- a CDS encoding DUF5302 domain-containing protein — translation MADHDDRSVPEDVKEKFRAALAAKKGNDRTAERAANTGAVHGSETSGSTQRTFRRKSG, via the coding sequence ATGGCTGACCACGACGACCGATCCGTCCCTGAGGACGTCAAGGAGAAGTTCCGTGCGGCGCTCGCCGCGAAGAAGGGCAACGACCGCACTGCGGAGCGGGCCGCGAACACCGGGGCCGTCCACGGTTCCGAGACGAGCGGCAGCACGCAGCGGACGTTCCGCCGCAAGTCCGGCTGA
- the serA gene encoding phosphoglycerate dehydrogenase: MPTALLLENLHPLATQILQSHGIKVVNRTGALDEDDLIAALDGVDILGIRSKTTVTARVLEHAPQLSVIGAFCIGTNQIDLAAAATRGIATFNAPFSNTRSVVEIAIADIISLTRRLTVFNDEMHAGVWNKSATGAHEIRGRTLGIIGYGNIGTQLSVLAENLGMSVVFYDSAEKLALGNARRMETLEELLEVADIVTLHVDGRAGNAGMFTAEHFARMKQGSLFLNLSRGFVPDYAALRDEILAGRIAGAAVDVFPVEPKRKGDPFVSELQGLPNVILTPHTGGSTEEAQEAIGQFVATKIRDYLTTGSTTLSVNLPNLALENTGASRVAYLHRNVPGVLAKVNQILAAHDVNIEGQLLGTRGDIGYVVTDAGSDVSADAIAELTQLDETVRLRVLD; encoded by the coding sequence GTGCCTACCGCCCTTCTCCTCGAGAACCTCCATCCGCTCGCGACCCAGATCCTGCAGTCCCACGGGATCAAGGTCGTCAACCGCACCGGCGCCCTCGACGAGGACGACCTCATCGCAGCACTCGACGGTGTCGACATCCTCGGCATCCGGTCCAAGACGACGGTGACCGCGCGCGTGCTCGAGCACGCACCGCAGCTCAGCGTCATCGGTGCGTTCTGCATCGGGACCAACCAGATCGACCTCGCCGCGGCCGCGACCCGTGGCATCGCGACCTTCAACGCGCCGTTCTCCAACACGCGCTCGGTCGTCGAGATCGCCATCGCCGACATCATCTCGCTCACTCGCCGTCTCACCGTCTTCAACGACGAGATGCACGCGGGCGTGTGGAACAAGTCCGCGACCGGCGCGCACGAGATCCGCGGTCGCACCCTCGGCATCATCGGCTACGGCAACATCGGCACCCAGCTCTCGGTCCTCGCCGAGAACCTCGGCATGTCGGTCGTCTTCTACGACTCCGCCGAGAAGCTCGCGCTCGGCAACGCGCGCCGCATGGAGACGCTCGAGGAGCTGCTCGAGGTCGCCGACATCGTCACGCTCCATGTCGACGGTCGCGCGGGCAACGCCGGCATGTTCACCGCCGAGCACTTCGCCCGCATGAAGCAGGGCTCGCTGTTCCTCAACCTCTCGCGCGGCTTCGTCCCCGACTACGCGGCGCTCCGCGACGAGATCCTCGCGGGCCGCATCGCGGGCGCGGCGGTCGACGTCTTCCCGGTCGAGCCCAAGCGCAAGGGTGACCCGTTCGTCTCCGAGCTCCAGGGCCTGCCGAACGTCATCCTCACCCCGCACACCGGCGGCTCCACCGAGGAGGCGCAGGAGGCGATCGGCCAGTTCGTCGCGACGAAGATCCGTGACTACCTCACGACGGGCTCGACGACCCTCTCGGTCAACCTGCCGAACCTCGCTCTCGAGAACACGGGCGCGAGCCGCGTCGCCTATCTCCATCGGAACGTGCCCGGCGTGCTCGCGAAGGTCAACCAGATCCTCGCCGCGCACGACGTCAACATCGAGGGCCAGCTCCTCGGGACGCGCGGCGACATCGGCTACGTCGTCACCGACGCGGGCTCCGACGTGTCCGCCGACGCGATCGCCGAGCTCACGCAGCTCGACGAGACGGTGCGGCTCCGCGTCCTCGACTAG
- the nrdR gene encoding transcriptional regulator NrdR, with amino-acid sequence MHCPFCRNPDSRVVDSRTSDDGLSIKRRRQCPECGRRFSTVETSSLTVVKRSGATEPFSRDKVVAGVRKACQGRPVSDDDLALLAQRVEESIRGSGSAEIDANEIGLAILGPLRELDVVAYLRFASVYQDFGSLEDFEAAITLLRADREGATLPAGQDAESDAPEA; translated from the coding sequence ATGCACTGCCCGTTCTGCCGGAACCCCGACTCCCGCGTCGTCGACTCACGCACGTCCGACGACGGGCTCTCGATCAAGCGCCGTCGCCAGTGCCCCGAGTGCGGCCGGCGCTTCTCGACGGTCGAGACCTCGAGCCTCACGGTGGTCAAGCGCTCCGGTGCGACCGAGCCCTTCTCGCGCGACAAGGTCGTCGCGGGCGTCCGCAAGGCGTGCCAGGGCCGTCCCGTGAGCGACGACGACCTCGCGCTGCTCGCGCAGCGTGTCGAGGAGTCGATCCGAGGCTCTGGCAGCGCTGAGATCGACGCCAACGAGATCGGGCTCGCGATCCTCGGGCCGCTCCGCGAGCTCGACGTCGTCGCCTACCTCCGCTTCGCGAGCGTCTATCAGGACTTCGGCTCGCTCGAGGACTTCGAGGCCGCGATCACCCTGCTCCGCGCGGACCGCGAGGGAGCCACGCTCCCCGCGGGCCAGGACGCCGAGAGCGACGCGCCCGAGGCGTGA